One Microcaecilia unicolor chromosome 8, aMicUni1.1, whole genome shotgun sequence DNA window includes the following coding sequences:
- the LOC115476753 gene encoding heat shock protein beta-11-like, translated as MLCPYIMQPAFSSLLPFLDPVHVLWPFSQSVLAQIEEDQIAGLGDVQKNMQLLDEVHQLLLEEMQFATRTQGRSSADALPSSRTQERPSADALSSSSQTEKTDKAFTVFVIMRDFSPDELSVKVVGRKLLVTGTKTTRTEDEKGAYSYKHEIFRREWDVPEDLNPEELVCSVYSDGQLLIGRPYLALPTGTERTVPIQLSPDISPAAVVSSRDERTVPIQLNPEFSPSTVVPSSDERTVPIQLSLEITPAAVPSGDRRTVTVQLNPEFSPSTVVPSSDERTVPIQVSSEITPPAVPSGDRQTVTVQLSPEITPTAAAPQSNEDEKYGKKDRA; from the coding sequence ATGCTGTGCCCTTACATAATGCAGCCTGCCTTCAGCTCATTGCTTCCATTCCTGGATCCAGTGCATGTTCTGTGGCCGTTTTCACAGTCCGTCTTGGCTCAGATTGAGGAAGACCAGATTGCAGGGTTGGGAGATGTGCAAAAAAACATGCAGCTCCTGGATGAAGTCCATCAACTTCTGCTGGAGGAAATGCAATTTGCAACCAGGACACAAGGGAGATCTTCTGCTGATGCTCTGCCAAGCTCCAGGACCCAAGAGAGACCTTCTGCTGATGCTCTGTCTAGCTCCAGTCAGACAGAGAAGACAGACAAGGCCTTCACTGTATTTGTGATCATGAGGGACTTCTCGCCTGATGAACTTAGTGTGAAAGTGGTGGGAAGGAAGCTGCTGGTGACAGGGACAAAGACAACCAGGACTGAGGATGAAAAGGGTGCATACAGTTACAAACATGAGATCTTCCGGAGGGAATGGGATGTGCCTGAAGACCTCAATCCCGAGGAGCTAGTATGCTCTGTGTACAGTGATGGGCAACTACTCATTGGAAGACCATACTTGGCACTGCCAACTGGTACTGAAAGAACTGTGCCAATTCAGCTCAGTCCAGACATTTCTCCAGCAGCAGTGGTGTCCTCTAGAGATGAAAGAACTGTGCCAATTCAGCTCAACCCTGAATTTTCTCCATCAACAGTGGTGCCTTCTAGTGATGAAAGAACTGTGCCAATTCAGCTGAGTCTTGAAATCACTCCAGCAGCAGTGCCGTCTGGTGATAGAAGAACTGTGACAGTTCAGCTCAACCCTGAATTTTCTCCATCAACAGTGGTGCCTTCTAGTGATGAAAGAACTGTGCCAATTCAGGTGAGCTCTGAAATAACTCCTCCAGCAGTGCCGTCTGGTGATAGACAAACTGTGACAGTTCAGCTGAGCCCTGAAATTACTCCAACAGCAGCAGCACCTCAGTCTAATGAGGATGAGAAATATGGAAAGAAAGACAGAGCTTAA
- the LOC115476822 gene encoding LOW QUALITY PROTEIN: heat shock protein 30-like (The sequence of the model RefSeq protein was modified relative to this genomic sequence to represent the inferred CDS: deleted 1 base in 1 codon), with protein MLCPHLQPAFSSLLPLLEQNQIMRLGDVQKTMRLLDEVHQLLLEETEFATRIQGRPSADTLPSSIQTGKTDKAFTVSMVIRDFSPEELSVKVVGSKLLVTGTKANRTKDEKGAFSYKYKIFTREWNVPKYLNPEELACSVYSDGQLHIGRVCLLLGTANR; from the exons ATGCTGTGCCCTCACTTGCAGCCTGCCTTCAGTTCCCTGCTCCCCTTGCTGGAGCAAAACCAGATTATGAGGTTGGGAGATGTGCAGAAAACCATGCGGCTCCTGGATGAAGTCCATCAACTTCTGCTGGAGGAAACGGAATTTGCAACCAGGATCCAAGGGAGGCCTTCTGCTGATACTCTGCCAAGTTCCATTCAGACAGGGAAGACAGACAAGGCCTTCACTGTATCCATGGTCATTAGGGACTTCTCTCCTGAAGAACTTAGTGTGAAAGTGGTGGGAAGCAAGCTGCTGGTGACAGGGACC AAGGCAAACAGAACCAAGGATGAAAAGGGTGCATTCTCTTACAAATACAAGATCTTCACGAGGGAATGGAATGTGCCCAAATACCTCAATCCCGAGGAGCTAGCATGCTCTGTGTACAGTGACGGGCAGCTACACATTGGAAGAGTATGCTTGTTGCTCGGCACTGCCAACCGCTAA